The region ttgtattttttgagaaaaaagcagggggccctttggccaaaataacaggggggtcttgtcagcaactgctgacttgctgacaacAAAACCGCCCCTGAGGATAGACCATCCGCCCCTGGCTCACCACAGAAGAGAAGTCAGGAATGCGCGACGTAGGCGTCGACGTGCCGAACGACTCTGGCGCAAGACAAAACTGTCTGTTCACGAAGAGTTGTATATTAATGCTAGGAACGATACTATCAAGCATGTTACTGCCGCGAAGAAAGACTACTATGGAAGAAATAGACTCTGTCGGTTTTTCCACCAAACAACTTTTCAATGTGTCAAATGAGCTTCTGGGCAAATCAAAATCTCGTGCCCTCCCATCTAATATTCCTGTAGATGAATTGCCAGACAAGTTTTGCcaattcttctctgacaaaatgaCAGGCCTAAGAGAGGAATTAGATTCTCGGCATTGCCAGCCTCCATGCTTTGCTATTTATGATGGTCCAGtgtttgataatttttctcaggTTTGTGAAGAGGATATTGTTGCTATGATGAAGGAAATGCCCAATAAAACCTGCATCCTGGACCCACTTCCAACATACATTGTCAAACAATGTGCCGAGAGCCTGGTTCCTCTAATCACTCGCATCATTAACGAGTCTCTTCTATTAGGTTTTGTTCCATCTAAACTTAAAGAGGCTGTTGTAGCTCCAATTCTTAAGAAACATGgacttgactgtaataatctaaAGAACTTCAGACTGGTATCCAATCTACCGTTTATCTCAAAACTTCTAGAAAGAGTGGTTCTTCGTCAattgcagcagcaacaacaacaacaacaagcagcTTTTATATAGCGCCGTAACATGAGTAAACACGACCTCGGCGCTTTACaaaaaatatcttaaactacacatcttacattactaaataacaaataaaaacaaagcaGCATGAAACATGGGAAAGAATTAGTCCGGgaataaatgagtttttgtttGGCTCTTGAAAGAAGCAACTGTGATAGAGTTTCTGATGAAATTTGGTAAAGTGTTCCATAACATTGGGGCAGCATTTGTGAAAGCACGATCCCCTTGCGCAGTGAAAGTTCTGTTGACAACAAGGCGAGGTTGGTCGTGTCCGGAACGCAGGTTGACAGACGGAATGTAAATGTGAAGGAGTTCAGTGAGGTAAATGGGGGCTTGATTGTGCAGGCACTTGTAAACAAGCAGGATGGTCTTAAAGATGATTCGCTGTTTGACCGGCAACCAGTGCAACTCTTGAATCAGAGGAGAAGTGTTCTCACGTCTGCTTGCCCGGAAAATGAGACGTGCAGAGCGGTTCTGGATCTTTTGAAGCTTTTTAGTCTTTGGCTGTGATGTTAATAAGCAGAGAGTTGCAGTAGTCCAATCTGGATGTTATTAGCGCTCTGACTGCTTGCTTGTAAGTGTCTTTGTCAATGAAACGACGGATTCTGTTGATATTGCGGAGATGGTAATTAGTGGAGCTAGATATGGAAGCAACCTGAGCAGTCATTGACATGTCAGACTCGAACTTGACACCGAGGTTCTTAATGACAGTTGAAGGGGTGATGGTGGTGTTATCCAAATTCAAAGTGACAGTAGAAAGGTCTTTCAGGTTGTGTTTTGAAGCTAACACCATGAACTCTGTTTTACTTTTGTTTAGCTGCAGCTTGTTAGTGCTCATCCATATCTTAAGTTCTGCAATACAAGCCTGGAGCTTAAAAGCTGCAACAGCAGCATCACCCGGaattttagggtcaaattcaATATAAAGTTGCACATCATCCGCATAAAGGTGGTAATTGATGTTATAACGGCGGATGATTGCTCCCATTGGATAAGTGTACATTGTAAAAATTCCCGGGCTGATGCAAGACACCTGTGGAAGTCCATACAGCAGAGGAAGGCTTTCAGACATGGCACCTGACACACAAACTTGGTGATCTCTCTTGGTGAGATAGGAGGCAAGCCATGCCTGCGCTGTTTCAGTAATGCCATAAACGCAACACCTTTTTGACAATAACCTATTGGAAATAAATCAATCGGCGTATAGGAAGGGTCATAGTGTTGAAACCGCAGTACTGAGTGTCATGGACCGCCTGCTCAAAAACTCTGAAGAGAAATTTGTCTCACTCGTTGCCCTCCTTGACCTCAGTGCTGCGTTTGATACGCTCGACCACTCAATTCTTCTTAGACGCCTTGAAATCACTTTCGGTATCAGTGGCAATGTTCTTAAATGGTTTCATTCATATGTGTCACAAAGATTCCAATATGTCATTGCTAATGGTTCTACTTCAAATCCGTGCCCAATTTCGTAAGGGGTTGCACAGGGCTCTGTATTGGGGCCAGTTTTGTTTACATTATATTCCCAATCCCTCTCAGATGTCATCAATCTTCACAATTGCTCTTTCCATAAGTATGCCGATGATACCGTTGTATTTCAAAGTGGTCCTCCTGAGAAGTTTGAGGTAACTAGATCGCAATTCAAGAATGTATCAGTGACATTATTTTATGTTGGATGGACAGCAATAAGCTAATGCTAAACACAGATAAGACCGAGGTTATGATTGTGGGCAAGCAGGTTGCTAGTAATTCCATCACAATTTtgaattctgatatcaaaatacagCAGTCTGTTAAGTACCTTGGGGTGAGATTGGATCAAACTTTATCCATGTCCAGTCACATCAGTGAAGTTTGCCGTTCATCATTTTTGTCTTTAAGACGTATTGGGTGTATTCGGCCTTATCGGTCTGATAAAGCTACATCATGTCTTGTCAATTCAATTATTACATCACGTCTTGACTTCTGTAACTCGTCCTTGACTGGTATCACCACTTACCAACTTAACAGActtcaaagaatacaaaattgcgcGGCCCGTTTAATCATGAAGAAAAGGAAGTATGAGCATATCACCCCCGTCATATATGGGCTTCACTGGCTGCCATTAGAATTTCGGATTCAGTATAAGCTTTTGTTTGTCGGCACTTTGAAGATATTTTACCAACTTATCTGTCTGCCACGCTCTGCACGTACAAACCAGCTCGATCACTTCgatcttctactgaaagattaTTGAAATCTCCCCGTGTAAATCTAAAATCGGCTGGTGAACGCTCCTTTCATTTTGCTGCCCCGgctgtttggaactcgcttccaaacagcctccATCTTCTACATTCGCTTACTCAGTTCAAAAACAACTTAAAACtcgtgcttttccggattcacatatgtaactaacttgtttgtctttattgtttgtgcgccttgagttcgTTTGAAGATTGcgcgcctactaagaaccctccattattattattattattatttacgcgTGGTAACCGGGACAGCAggtggcatctagtgccacctgtaaaaaaagtaaatataCTTTTGCAcctttgcaccatagtgtacataaggatcaataattacactgacaaaatgtcaTCGATATAGTACCTAgccttctgggtgatttcaaataCTTTTTGATACTCGTAGTAGGCAAAGTAAGTCACCTTCGAGGCCTTAATCCTCTCAATTCAATGAGCAACCTCCCAGTGTATCATATACCACAGCGACTGCGTGCACGCAACTCAATGAGTCAACTCCAAATTGAAATACTAGAGAGAAAACATCCACCCTCTTAATGAGTCACGACCTagtcccgggggcacttcaatatgaaaaggatataggtgtagggctggcacttccgcactaaaggggcattcggtgagagcaaaatgtaaaaaatatggggtcattgggtgagagcatgatttttggcattcggtgagaacaaaatttaaaaatatggggtcattgggtgagaacatgacttttttttaattgaaatttttgggtgagagccgaaacagcgccacaaaaacctcgaaaatcgcaTTTCTAGCtcgaaatggcttcaaatttcattgttttttccaaaataagtaacaaaatcggtgataaatggaagttgctgttcaaattgaacttgtaagggtctttgggtgacagatcaaatgtaaaaataagggggctttgggtgacagagcatgtgttcgtaaaaaaatatggggtctttgggtgacagcgatgctgaaaaagggggtcttactcttaacagccctacatacgcgtcacctccaaagttgaagtgcccccggggacCTAGTATATAGAAGAATTGCAGTAGTGGATGGTATGATTGTATAAAGTTCAGAAACTGACAAAGCCAGCATGGGTGAATACAATGAAGGATCTCAGTAAATGCTTCAATGTCAGGTTGATGAGAACATGGAGAATGACTGATAACATTGATGAGATCATTCACGTTTTTGACACGTATATGAGTATACTTCCCTCAAGAGCAAGATTAGGGAAAAAGACGTCATGGGAAAGATCCTGGTAACCTATGAGCCGTCTTCTTTCTCAAACCAAACAATGACCTGATCGAGCAAAGGTCTTTCAGAGTGCAACATGGAATcctcaaaattggtaattgtCTCAGCATCTGGACATATTATAAAGAGCAATGCTAACTTGCAATTTGAGGACAATAATCATGAGGAAGCGGATATATTGATGATATGCTTGGCTGTGTCAGCATCTCAAACACTCACACAGATGCAGAAATGATCATTTTCTCTCCGGCAACGGCATCAGGACTAATCAAGATACAACCGATTTGGAATGCCTCCTGGACGGACTATATACGTACACGTTATCGcctagggattcaatcatgttttaccgtTGTTCCATTCATTAACCGGTGAAGACAATACTGAAAAAATGGAACAGGTAAAGGAACACGGATGAAAGCCTTCCTAAAAGCCCCCAGTGCTACAATCAATGCTTTCCACACACTCATGGAAGGAGTAGATGTAACAGAAGCCACTGTTTCTACTTTAGACGTGTTTGTGTGCTCAGTATACTGCCCTAAGGGAATAAGTATGCAATTAAGCTATACCTGAACTACGATGGTATCTTCTCTGCACACACATGGCAGAAAGTACAAGGCTGCCACCAATTATTTATGCTTGCTTTGAAGCAACATATCCTCAGAGTATGTGTCCAAGTCAAGAGAGTGTCTTCTGTCAAAGAGTTTTTGAATCCAGTACTGGATGGGTTTTACAGAACACAAATAATAAATTGGTGCTGTTAACTACAAGTGTCCTGCCAGCACCCAAATATATACTTGAGATGGCCAAATGCCAATGCACATCAGACTGTGCTTCAAACAGGTGCTCTTGCAGAGCAGAGAAGTTGCCATACACAGACCTGTgtaattcggtcgattcacaatacgatgcgcctccagcggtcgatggggaaaggccaaaatacgcagtgggCAAATCATGGGCAAATGTCgccatccaaagcccgcgtaatacgaatacaacacaggaacatgtcaatgtgtgtttaaatgtcaatataattatggcACACGCGTGTGTACACTAAACAgaagtttacaataattgtagtaGATCCATTTCCGATcaattgatcacacggaatcttTTGTGGAactgttttcagcattattattatcacactcgtgtATTAAAAACCCAATGGTGGTTATGaaggcgatgtcgaccctggaggtcaaagtttggactagcaagagcaaccgttggaggctcattgtattgtgaatcgcgagaattcGGAGCAGTGTGAAAACAACGACTACTTTACTGAGCTAACAAAAGATGCAGATGAAAGTGACGATGATTTTTACGTGGGGAGCAGCGATGTCCGCTGCCGTCCAAGAAGAGGGTCTAGTTTTGTCATTCTAATAAGATTATTCTAATGCAGGAGGGGTAAAAGGGGGTAAAGGTCAAGTTATCTAAATCTCAAACTTAATGAGCATtggcaagttaagtctacatagccttatgACGATCAGTAAATTCTACACAAATGCCCCAAATCAAAAATGCGTGctttggtttacacgtagttgaatgcgtattcggcctctctctgcgcagtggtagagacattttggatacagcataaagccgaatagctgttaaaatgcGTTTTAAGGgtaataccgggtgtcccaaaaaaggttacatgtaaattttgaaaataatctaagttaatgtaaacaaatataaatatccttttcgtGACATAaactatgtaccctctactagtaccactgtgaatgtcaagttcacaacttacGTACACAGCCCGCATTCCAagcattcctgaccaagctctttatGTGACATACCGTAATGCAACATGAGGCTCGGTCTACTGCCGTCatagccaccgtgcatttggcggggtaCTTGAGTAGGCcaagccatagcatggcagaatgttaatgttatgttattttgttaattttaaagatcaaagtgacggttatgaatgaggttaataactttgcatcggttatatgtcgggcattgtgaaaaatctaaacattttgctttggacctcggaatatccctcggggctgcgcccatcgggatattcctcggttccaaaggcacgATGTTTAGATTTCTCACAATGCCCtctaaataaccgatgcgcagttattaacctctaaataaaaaaaaatctcagTGCTTGTGTTCAATGTtcgtgcgatattttgatggttagccagcTCTTGACAtacctgtcatcttgcgctcataagttaagttactTTTAAGATACgaaattgaaacttagcaaacagttacaagaaggatgaataaataatatctgaaaaaatcacattgttttgttgaaccatcacaaaatgcggtacATTTTCTAtgtcaggattggactgaaattcccaaccgacgctaagctaagccacgcagcaaataatgtgaacaacaaagagacgaaataatgtcacgcaacaaaaggattataataaatacttcaaaaaaaaagttctcttatacgcatgaaaaaataaataaatatcacaatggcaTTAACGATTAAATATATTATGACTAGTCAGATGAAACTAATtaatgagtatactcaatttaatcaatcgcgataaaaaaatataccaagtgcACTTGGAAAGGATACGTTTTAAACGTCGTTACATGACTAGAGTTCCATTACAACGTTGTCAGTTATACAGTGCGTTGAATCCAGTCTCAATGATGCCACACACGTAGCCACGCCTAGTTCAACCAACGGTTAATTACATGGAATGCAGAATGTCGACGAAAACAACAGTTCCCAACGTCCAAGTCCAAGAGTAGAGTATACACACCCATGTACggctgtataaatacaattaatgaatccgtgactaggatttgttttcaagttcatatgataaacttcacacaatattctatctggaagactatttcatatttccaaatgAGCCACAGAATATACTACTGACTTCTTTCTTTGATTAATGAACGATGTggaacttctttacaacattcacaCACGGCTAGTTCCACAAGAT is a window of Amphiura filiformis chromosome 2, Afil_fr2py, whole genome shotgun sequence DNA encoding:
- the LOC140145060 gene encoding uncharacterized protein, producing the protein MYTYPMGAIIRRYNINYHLYADDVQLYIEFDPKIPGDAAVAAFKLQACIAELKIWMSTNKLQLNKSKTEFMVLASKHNLKDLSTVTLNLDNTTITPSTVIKNLGVKFESDMSMTAQVASISSSTNYHLRNINRIRRFIDKDTYKQAVRALITSRLDYCNSLLINITAKD